Proteins from one Sphingopyxis terrae subsp. terrae NBRC 15098 genomic window:
- a CDS encoding dihydroneopterin aldolase produces MTDTLWLEVDGLTVDVLTGIYSEETHLPQPLRISVRARLVMADHYDPATPLSASKNYMNLKFAATEGLPKDVHFVLIESVADHIIDTLFLQDEKVEEVEVKIVKLAIAEDGEEIGITMRRTRK; encoded by the coding sequence GTGACCGACACATTGTGGCTGGAAGTGGACGGGCTGACCGTCGATGTGCTGACCGGCATTTACTCCGAGGAAACCCACCTTCCGCAGCCGCTGCGCATTTCGGTGCGCGCGCGCTTGGTGATGGCCGATCATTATGACCCGGCAACCCCGCTCAGCGCCTCCAAAAACTATATGAACCTGAAATTCGCGGCGACCGAGGGACTGCCCAAGGACGTGCATTTCGTGCTGATCGAAAGCGTCGCCGACCATATCATCGACACGCTGTTCCTGCAGGACGAAAAGGTCGAAGAGGTCGAGGTGAAGATCGTCAAGCTCGCGATCGCCGAGGACGGCGAAGAGATCGGCATCACGATGCGCCGGACGCGCAAATGA